The Alcaligenes faecalis sequence AGAAGCGTCCTTTTCACATGGCAGTTTCGAGCTGGCCAGCGTCCAGGATCTGGAGCAAACACTGGAGCGCCTGAAAGCCCGGAACATCACTCCCGTACACGATGTGAACTTGCCCTGGAAGCGCGCTTTCTTCTTGCGTGACCCGGACGGTTTGCTCAGCGAGTGGTATGTGACTCTGGCTGGCGACCGCGTTCTGGATAGCAATCACTCTTTGCCTTTGTGGGCGCAAGTTTAAGGAAACCAGCATGTCCGATAAAAAACTAAGTGCCTTGATCGCAGGCGGTGGCCTGGGTGGCTTGGCAACCGCCGCCGCTTTGGCGCAACGCGGCTGGGATGTCACCGTGCTGGAGCGCCAGTCTGAATTGCGCGCCAATGGCTCCGGTATCTATATCTGGGAAAACGGCCTGCGCGTTCTGAAAGCCCTGGGGGCTTACGAGCAAGCGATTGAAGGCGCTTTCTACGGTAGCCACTTTGAGCAGCGCGATCTGAATAATGAAGTCATCGATTGCGGCCCCACGCCGCCTGATCGTCGTCTGATTACCGTGATGCGCTCGCAATTGTTGAAGTCGCTGGAGCAAGCGGGCAAGCGCGCAGGCGTGAAAGTTCGCACGAATGTAGAAGTCATTGCCGCCAGCGCACGCGGAGAAGTTCAACTGGCCTCGGGCGAGCGTTTACGTGCTGATCTGGTCGTGGGTGCTGATGGTATCTGGTCGCGCATCCGCCAGTCTTTAGGTCTGGAACTGGTGCACGAGCAAACCCGCGAAGGAGCCTTGCGCACCATGATCGAGCGCAAGCCGAGCGACACCGATGAACAAGATGCTCAAAAATACATCGAGAACTGGAACGGTCTGCATCGCTTGCTGATTACGCCCGTCAG is a genomic window containing:
- a CDS encoding NAD(P)/FAD-dependent oxidoreductase — its product is MSDKKLSALIAGGGLGGLATAAALAQRGWDVTVLERQSELRANGSGIYIWENGLRVLKALGAYEQAIEGAFYGSHFEQRDLNNEVIDCGPTPPDRRLITVMRSQLLKSLEQAGKRAGVKVRTNVEVIAASARGEVQLASGERLRADLVVGADGIWSRIRQSLGLELVHEQTREGALRTMIERKPSDTDEQDAQKYIENWNGLHRLLITPVSETQTYLALTCPYDDVRASNTRIDKEYWSALFPHWAHLIERADGPVSWGRYSVTRCKTWSSGRTAILGDAAHAQPPNLGQGGGMAMQNGLALATFLEKVQDARDIPEALEAWENNEREIVEHCQKWSCLYGEISALPDAVRTQVVRSAMANPWSYTQIFRAASHMPTGTVQAKLC